One Mycolicibacterium fortuitum subsp. fortuitum genomic window carries:
- the ectA gene encoding diaminobutyrate acetyltransferase, whose translation MRVLESVPGRHSREEFLRAPRGTDAIGIRNLAEATKVLDLNSTYAYLLLATDFAATSIVAERDGDLHGFITGYHPPPRPDVLFVWQVAVAPFAQGGGLASTMLDALVHRVRTARDGRPVTVEATVAPGNTASRAFFGAFARRHGVPMVEDPHFGSDLLDATGAHEEEPILRMGPIATPLHR comes from the coding sequence ATGCGTGTTTTAGAAAGCGTCCCGGGACGCCATTCCCGGGAAGAATTCCTGCGTGCTCCGCGGGGTACCGATGCGATTGGTATCCGTAACCTCGCGGAAGCCACCAAGGTGCTGGATCTGAATTCCACGTACGCCTATCTTTTGCTGGCAACCGATTTTGCTGCCACGTCAATAGTGGCCGAACGTGACGGTGACCTGCACGGATTCATCACTGGATACCACCCGCCGCCGCGACCGGATGTCCTGTTCGTGTGGCAGGTCGCGGTGGCTCCGTTCGCACAGGGCGGGGGACTGGCGAGCACGATGCTCGACGCGCTCGTGCACCGGGTGCGCACAGCCCGTGACGGGCGTCCCGTCACGGTCGAGGCCACGGTCGCGCCCGGCAACACCGCATCACGTGCATTCTTCGGTGCTTTCGCCCGCCGGCACGGCGTTCCCATGGTCGAAGACCCGCATTTCGGGTCCGACCTCCTCGACGCAACAGGCGCGCACGAAGAAGAGCCGATCCTGCGGATGGGGCCCATCGCCACACCGCTGCATCGCTGA